The proteins below are encoded in one region of Planctopirus limnophila DSM 3776:
- the gcvPA gene encoding aminomethyl-transferring glycine dehydrogenase subunit GcvPA, translated as MSYLFATATEEQAMLSRIGVDSIDQLLQQIPKPLQLDKLLDLPPALSEMELEQHLRQLASQSSGATSRMCFQGGGAYDHYIPSVVDEITGRGEYYTAYTPYQAEASQGTLQAFFEYQTMICQLTGMQVSNASLYEGGGSVSEATLMAMRTTGRTGRVVIAGALHPEYTQVLRTYVGHTSTEVIHIPVGSDGTVDLTKLAGAIDENTAAVIVQNPNFLGNIEDLAAIADLTHAKESLMVVSTDPISLGLLARPGELGADIVVAEGQSLGIPLQFGGPYLGILACRNDFIRRMPGRLIGETIDRTGGRCFVLSLQAREQHIRRDKATSNICTNQGLMALRATMFMAQMGPQGFKETAELCLQKAHYAARQIAAIPGYTILFSETPKFKEFVIQAPQSAPTLIEKVAKAGVDIGPALSQFAPIPGMPDTENLLLVAVTEQRTKAQIDHLVNLLK; from the coding sequence GTGAGCTATTTGTTCGCTACGGCTACCGAAGAGCAGGCGATGCTTTCTCGGATTGGTGTTGATTCGATTGATCAACTTTTGCAGCAGATTCCAAAACCGCTGCAGCTCGACAAACTGCTCGATCTCCCGCCTGCTCTCAGTGAAATGGAACTCGAGCAGCATCTCCGCCAGCTCGCTTCACAATCCAGCGGCGCAACCTCTCGCATGTGCTTCCAGGGTGGTGGTGCTTACGATCACTACATTCCCAGTGTGGTCGACGAAATCACTGGTCGCGGCGAGTATTACACTGCCTACACTCCTTACCAGGCAGAGGCTTCCCAAGGAACTCTGCAGGCGTTCTTCGAATATCAGACCATGATCTGCCAGCTCACAGGCATGCAGGTCTCGAACGCCTCTTTGTACGAAGGTGGAGGATCTGTCAGCGAAGCCACTCTCATGGCGATGCGTACGACGGGCCGCACAGGACGGGTGGTCATCGCTGGTGCGTTGCACCCCGAATATACACAGGTTCTGCGGACCTACGTCGGGCACACTTCCACCGAAGTGATTCACATTCCCGTCGGATCCGATGGCACGGTCGATTTGACAAAGCTCGCCGGAGCGATCGACGAGAACACGGCAGCTGTTATCGTTCAAAATCCGAACTTTCTGGGAAACATCGAAGATCTCGCTGCCATTGCTGACTTGACTCATGCCAAAGAGTCATTGATGGTTGTCTCGACGGATCCAATCAGTCTGGGCCTGCTCGCCAGACCCGGCGAACTGGGTGCAGATATCGTTGTTGCCGAAGGCCAGTCACTCGGGATTCCCTTACAATTCGGAGGCCCTTATCTCGGAATTCTTGCCTGCCGCAACGACTTCATCCGCCGCATGCCAGGCCGATTGATTGGGGAAACGATTGATCGCACCGGGGGGCGTTGCTTTGTTCTCAGCCTGCAAGCTCGTGAACAGCACATTCGCCGCGATAAAGCGACCAGTAACATCTGCACCAATCAGGGATTAATGGCCCTCCGGGCAACGATGTTTATGGCCCAGATGGGTCCTCAGGGTTTCAAAGAGACTGCCGAATTGTGCCTGCAAAAAGCTCATTACGCAGCCAGGCAAATTGCCGCTATCCCCGGCTACACAATTCTCTTCAGCGAAACACCCAAGTTCAAAGAGTTTGTCATTCAGGCTCCCCAAAGTGCACCGACGCTGATTGAAAAAGTTGCTAAAGCGGGTGTGGATATCGGCCCCGCACTCAGCCAGTTTGCACCGATTCCCGGTATGCCCGATACCGAAAATCTCTTGCTGGTTGCCGTCACGGAACAAAGAACAAAAGCTCAGATCGATCATCTGGTCAACCTCCTCAAGTAG
- the gcvPB gene encoding aminomethyl-transferring glycine dehydrogenase subunit GcvPB: MRNTLATQLIFDLSSPGRRAARLPQCDVPNRAVEELIPAKFLAQKPLPLPEVAEPDIVRHYVNLSTLNMSVDTHFYPLGSCTMKYNPKRHERLSKLGGIVDVHPYQHADRMQGLLAILYEMQNMLGEIAGLPAVSLQPAAGAQGELTALMVAAAYFRDKGENRRKVLFPASAHGTNPASAAIAGFDCVQLPATANGLMDVEELRKHADSSTACLMVTNPNTLGLFEKQIAEVAKIIHDVGGLVYIDGANMNAIMGITRPGDFGGDMMHYNVHKTFTGPHGAGGPGSGPIAVRDFLKPYLPAPIIEKSTAENGQTVYQLVTPEKTIGKVRTFFGNVGILIRGYCYLRTLGPEGVRKAAEHAILNANYLKAILKDILPAAHGEYCLHEFVASASKLSKEKHISAMDIAKRLLDFGFHAPTVYFPLVVPEALMMEPTETESKATLDAFAETIRKITEESAEFLHDAPHSLPVSRPNDVQAARQPVLSWSPKVGV; the protein is encoded by the coding sequence ATGCGTAACACCCTCGCAACTCAATTGATTTTTGATCTCTCGAGCCCAGGCCGCAGAGCGGCTCGACTACCTCAGTGCGATGTTCCCAACCGAGCGGTTGAGGAACTCATTCCCGCAAAGTTTCTCGCCCAAAAACCACTTCCACTCCCGGAAGTCGCCGAGCCCGATATTGTTCGTCACTATGTCAATCTTTCTACCTTGAATATGTCGGTGGATACGCACTTCTACCCGCTGGGGAGTTGCACGATGAAATACAACCCCAAGCGTCATGAGCGTCTTTCCAAACTCGGCGGCATTGTAGACGTTCACCCTTATCAGCATGCAGACCGTATGCAGGGCCTGCTCGCGATTCTGTACGAAATGCAGAACATGCTGGGTGAAATCGCGGGGCTGCCTGCTGTTTCCCTCCAGCCCGCCGCTGGTGCTCAAGGTGAACTCACGGCCTTGATGGTGGCTGCCGCCTACTTCCGTGACAAAGGTGAAAACCGCCGCAAGGTGCTATTTCCCGCCAGTGCCCACGGAACGAATCCAGCCAGTGCTGCCATTGCAGGTTTTGACTGTGTCCAGTTGCCAGCCACTGCCAATGGCCTCATGGATGTCGAAGAACTGCGAAAGCATGCCGACAGCTCGACAGCCTGTCTCATGGTGACCAATCCGAATACGCTCGGCCTTTTCGAAAAACAGATCGCTGAAGTGGCCAAGATCATTCACGATGTGGGCGGTCTCGTTTACATCGATGGTGCCAACATGAATGCCATCATGGGCATCACCCGCCCCGGTGACTTCGGCGGCGACATGATGCATTACAATGTCCACAAAACATTCACAGGCCCACACGGAGCCGGTGGACCAGGGTCAGGCCCGATTGCTGTCCGCGATTTCCTGAAGCCTTACCTCCCGGCACCAATCATCGAAAAATCGACTGCCGAAAACGGCCAGACTGTCTATCAACTCGTCACGCCCGAGAAGACCATTGGTAAAGTCCGTACCTTCTTCGGAAATGTCGGCATCCTTATTCGAGGCTACTGCTACTTAAGAACTTTAGGCCCAGAAGGTGTTCGCAAAGCTGCCGAACACGCCATTCTCAATGCCAACTACCTCAAAGCCATCCTGAAGGACATTCTTCCTGCCGCTCATGGCGAATACTGCCTTCACGAGTTCGTCGCTTCCGCCTCCAAACTCTCCAAAGAAAAGCACATTTCGGCCATGGATATCGCCAAACGCCTGCTCGATTTTGGCTTCCATGCACCGACCGTCTATTTCCCGCTCGTCGTGCCTGAAGCTCTGATGATGGAACCGACTGAGACGGAATCCAAAGCCACACTCGATGCCTTCGCCGAAACTATTCGCAAGATCACCGAGGAATCCGCCGAGTTCCTGCACGATGCTCCACATTCGCTGCCAGTCAGCCGCCCCAACGACGTCCAGGCGGCCCGGCAGCCAGTCCTCTCCTGGAGTCCGAAAGTTGGAGTGTGA
- a CDS encoding lipoate--protein ligase family protein, which yields MRQLEHCHIILEPQPLSGFENMRRDALLLSGAATSQWPEQAGILRFYAWNEPTLSIGYFQKLEAIVATPRWQSLPVVRRLSGGGAILHDREWTYSLTVPHWPQLVEKPHELYATIHQPIVDVLNSIGIPAQFRGVTTHLPMEPDLCFLRTDENDLVIGHQKILGSAQRRRKGSLLQHGSLILSSSPVTPEIHGVSDICGTQFNESHRLVLATKIASHISQQVHIHNDWPAELSSLLNEAETSA from the coding sequence ATGCGCCAACTCGAACACTGCCATATCATTCTCGAACCACAGCCACTTTCGGGGTTCGAGAATATGCGCCGGGATGCCTTACTCTTGAGCGGCGCAGCGACGAGCCAATGGCCAGAGCAGGCTGGTATTCTTCGATTCTACGCCTGGAATGAACCCACGCTCTCCATCGGCTACTTTCAGAAACTCGAAGCCATTGTTGCCACTCCCCGCTGGCAATCTCTGCCAGTGGTTCGAAGGCTTTCAGGTGGTGGTGCCATTCTCCATGACCGCGAATGGACTTACAGCCTGACAGTCCCCCATTGGCCACAACTCGTCGAAAAGCCGCACGAACTCTATGCCACAATTCATCAACCCATTGTTGATGTCCTGAACTCCATCGGCATTCCCGCACAGTTCCGTGGGGTCACCACTCACTTGCCAATGGAACCTGATCTCTGCTTTCTCCGCACGGACGAAAACGACCTCGTCATCGGGCATCAGAAAATCCTGGGAAGTGCCCAGCGCAGGCGAAAAGGCTCACTCTTACAACATGGCAGCCTGATTCTCAGCAGCTCGCCAGTGACTCCCGAAATCCACGGCGTCAGCGATATCTGTGGGACACAATTCAACGAGTCTCACCGTTTGGTACTCGCCACAAAAATCGCCAGCCACATCAGCCAGCAGGTTCACATTCACAACGACTGGCCCGCCGAACTGAGTTCTCTCCTGAATGAAGCCGAGACATCCGCCTGA
- a CDS encoding FHA domain-containing protein: MLKAELKILVGKHQGKVIPLAARKFLVGREQDCHLRPNSDLVSRHHCVFTIDDYAVRLRDLGSTNGTQVNGENIRGEVILNEGDQVTIGKLELQLLLKTEASIETQSAAEARQGTAALGTAVHEENAARATLELANFSMALPVDTAAQDTSYEMVAYTPEVTPVATGDTAIVGSPPPPLAPAPPPGYANVGAPPQGYPPQPYPAGMPQYQNPQYPGMTNPGMGYPNAGYPAASYPPAGYPQGMYPAGYPMPGYPQQAYPGGPVYPGQSPAYPQTAPMPGYAPQPVETPQAQGPSAGVVPPPIRLPNPEETGAVEVAPPPAAGGPSPSKTEKPSDKAGDIIKQYLNRRGGR; encoded by the coding sequence ATGCTCAAAGCAGAGTTAAAAATCCTCGTTGGTAAGCATCAGGGAAAAGTCATTCCCCTGGCAGCGAGAAAGTTTCTCGTTGGCCGTGAACAGGATTGCCACTTGAGGCCCAATAGTGATCTTGTCAGTCGGCACCACTGTGTCTTCACCATCGACGATTATGCCGTCCGCCTGAGAGACTTAGGCAGTACTAACGGCACACAGGTCAATGGTGAGAACATTCGCGGAGAAGTGATTCTCAACGAAGGTGATCAGGTCACCATTGGCAAACTGGAACTGCAACTGCTCCTCAAAACGGAAGCCAGTATCGAGACACAATCCGCAGCGGAAGCTCGCCAAGGCACCGCAGCATTAGGCACTGCTGTCCATGAGGAAAATGCTGCCCGTGCGACTTTGGAACTGGCCAACTTCTCGATGGCCTTGCCTGTGGATACAGCAGCTCAAGACACCAGCTATGAAATGGTGGCTTACACTCCAGAGGTCACTCCTGTCGCCACTGGCGATACAGCCATTGTGGGGAGTCCTCCTCCGCCTTTAGCCCCTGCACCTCCTCCGGGCTACGCCAACGTCGGAGCACCTCCGCAAGGTTATCCCCCCCAGCCATACCCGGCTGGCATGCCCCAGTACCAGAATCCTCAATACCCCGGCATGACCAATCCTGGCATGGGTTACCCAAATGCAGGCTATCCTGCCGCCAGCTATCCACCGGCTGGCTACCCACAGGGAATGTATCCCGCCGGCTATCCCATGCCGGGCTACCCTCAGCAGGCCTATCCGGGGGGGCCAGTTTATCCAGGACAATCTCCCGCATATCCACAAACGGCGCCCATGCCCGGCTATGCCCCTCAACCGGTGGAAACACCTCAGGCACAGGGGCCTTCAGCCGGTGTCGTCCCGCCACCGATCAGGCTCCCCAATCCTGAAGAGACCGGCGCTGTCGAAGTCGC